The following proteins are encoded in a genomic region of Micrococcaceae bacterium Sec5.8:
- a CDS encoding branched-chain amino acid ABC transporter permease — protein MTTDTDAAGTNKAGTTNAAAPGAGSATEPRQVAEATRSGGPRRTRPNRRRIAGAAAAAAGTALLVLLPLLNLSLPGVLPGPTYTPGSLQLLAMSMLMAAAALTYHLLLGVAGLLSFGHALYFGAGVYGLAMILQNLDIPLLPAMGLTLLLVIVLAHVVGSISLRVSGIPFAMVTLAFAQAGSVIVGRNPNGTTGGDEGLTLRTDNLPDFLVGVVNTRNLYWLALAVLVVVFVVVTWVQSSRAGHVAAAVRENELRVRVLGLQPYLVKLLIFVVSAVLVSIIGMVFLLLQSGAVPRAMSADLTITLLVMVVLGGVGSRWGAVIGGVFYTILDQRLTTLANSDAIAALPDILRVPLSEPLFILGTLFILVVLFLPGGLTGTAQRLARRRDRHRARPGSPGAGPAGTASERTAMSREILAESA, from the coding sequence ATGACCACCGATACCGACGCCGCCGGCACCAACAAGGCCGGCACCACCAACGCTGCCGCCCCGGGAGCCGGGAGCGCCACGGAACCCCGCCAGGTGGCCGAAGCCACCCGGTCCGGCGGCCCCCGCCGGACACGGCCGAACCGCCGCAGGATCGCCGGCGCAGCAGCCGCGGCCGCCGGTACGGCCCTTCTGGTGCTCCTGCCGCTGCTCAACCTGTCCTTGCCCGGTGTACTGCCCGGACCGACGTACACGCCAGGATCGCTCCAGCTGCTGGCGATGTCCATGCTCATGGCCGCCGCCGCGTTGACTTACCACCTGCTGCTCGGTGTCGCCGGCCTGTTGTCTTTCGGGCATGCGCTGTACTTCGGCGCCGGAGTCTATGGCCTGGCCATGATCTTGCAGAACCTGGATATCCCGCTGCTGCCCGCGATGGGGCTGACCCTGCTGCTAGTGATTGTGCTGGCCCATGTAGTGGGGAGCATCAGCCTGCGGGTCAGCGGAATCCCGTTCGCCATGGTCACGCTGGCGTTCGCGCAGGCCGGATCGGTGATCGTGGGCCGCAACCCGAACGGCACCACCGGCGGCGACGAAGGCCTGACGCTGCGCACCGATAACCTGCCCGACTTTCTCGTGGGCGTGGTCAACACCCGCAACCTCTACTGGCTGGCCCTGGCGGTGCTCGTGGTGGTCTTCGTCGTGGTCACCTGGGTGCAGTCCTCCCGCGCCGGGCACGTCGCCGCCGCCGTCCGCGAGAACGAACTCCGCGTCCGCGTCCTTGGCCTGCAGCCGTACCTGGTGAAGCTGCTGATCTTCGTGGTCTCCGCCGTCCTGGTGAGCATTATCGGCATGGTGTTCCTGTTGCTGCAAAGCGGCGCCGTCCCGCGGGCCATGTCCGCCGACCTCACCATTACCCTGCTCGTCATGGTGGTGCTGGGCGGTGTCGGCTCGCGCTGGGGCGCCGTGATCGGCGGGGTCTTCTACACCATCCTGGACCAGCGCCTCACGACCTTGGCGAACTCCGACGCCATCGCCGCGCTGCCGGACATCCTGCGGGTACCGTTGTCTGAGCCCCTTTTCATCCTGGGAACCCTGTTCATCCTCGTGGTGCTCTTCCTGCCCGGTGGCTTGACGGGCACGGCGCAGCGGCTGGCCCGACGCCGGGACCGGCACAGAGCCCGGCCCGGCAGCCCCGGAGCCGGACCCGCGGGAACGGCAAGCGAAAGGACGGCGATGTCCCGCGAGATCCTGGCGGAATCGGCATGA